A genomic region of uncultured Roseibium sp. contains the following coding sequences:
- a CDS encoding VOC family protein — MVHSAKVDGIGGVFFKSADPDRQAAFYKKHFDINMGTWLHQNAGPSVVAAFKEDTSYFGPAENRFMINLRVNDIDALMTSLRADGVTELGYDDEEYGRFFRFLDPEGNAVELWQPPEGELPEE; from the coding sequence ATGGTTCATTCAGCGAAAGTCGACGGCATCGGAGGCGTCTTCTTCAAGAGCGCCGACCCGGACCGGCAGGCCGCGTTCTACAAGAAACATTTCGACATCAACATGGGCACCTGGCTGCACCAGAACGCCGGCCCGTCCGTCGTTGCCGCGTTCAAGGAAGACACCTCCTATTTCGGGCCTGCGGAAAACCGTTTCATGATCAATCTGCGGGTCAATGACATCGACGCCCTGATGACGAGCCTGCGTGCGGACGGTGTCACCGAACTCGGCTACGACGACGAGGAATACGGCCGCTTCTTCCGTTTTCTCGACCCTGAAGGCAATGCGGTCGAACTCTGGCAACCGCCGGAAGGTGAGCTGCCTGAGGAGTAA
- a CDS encoding circularly permuted type 2 ATP-grasp protein: MSLDETAESGGQGYGLLKSYRPFPGVSDELLDPAGNVRPVWQPFLEHLSSLSADDINDRFARGNQYLNDAGVYFRQYGQDGAMEREWPLSHIPVVISEGDWQAIADGLVQRAELLEKVVGDLYGENRLVSDGYLPASLIAESPEWQRPLVGVTPRSGYFLHFLAFEIGRGPDGTWWVLSDRAQAPSGAGFALENRVATGRIFNEFFAKANVHRLAGFFRRFRDHLLDLRGEQDSRVSILTPGPLNDTYFEHAYIARYLGFMLLEGEDLTVANGRLMVRTVAGLKPISVLWRRLDAAWTDPVELNEESHIGTPGMVEAVREGTVTMVNALGTGILETRALLAFLPRICEHLLGTSLKLPNVATWWCGAEPTRAYVKDNAAAMMFSPALSTALPFTSGHTDFIGKDSDKFHKGILENWIDTEKGRLVAQEAVTLSTTPAYHEGSLVPRPMSLRVFLARTHNGWEVMSGGFARIGKEPSASAIAMQSGGSAADVWIVGTRKLAMDTLLHQGESPFFKSQSGALPSRAADNLFWLGRYVERAEGAVRLLRAYHARLLETADPDASLVARTAEYLDDIGVAPESPIPEGLCSMLQSAVNSAGKVRDRFSVDGWLALNDLAQTANGARRVMKDDADVPQAMSLLLRKITGFSGLVHENMYRFTGWRFLSIGRALERANRMTDLLSVFTGPDAPDGALELLLEVGDSAMSMSRRYAVSLSHATVLDLLAMDPKNPRSVMYQLTDMKEHIDVLPGASENGYLSDLARAVLQIHTSLAVATPETLTQDALGELRDQIAFLSVELSDAYIR; the protein is encoded by the coding sequence ATGAGTTTGGACGAAACGGCAGAAAGCGGCGGTCAGGGATACGGATTGTTGAAATCCTACCGGCCGTTTCCGGGCGTGTCGGACGAGCTTCTTGATCCTGCCGGCAATGTCCGGCCCGTCTGGCAGCCCTTCCTGGAACACCTCTCGTCACTCAGCGCGGATGATATCAACGACCGCTTCGCGCGCGGCAACCAGTATCTTAACGACGCCGGCGTGTATTTCCGCCAATACGGCCAGGACGGCGCCATGGAGCGGGAATGGCCGCTCAGCCATATCCCCGTCGTCATCAGCGAAGGCGACTGGCAGGCAATCGCGGACGGGCTGGTTCAGCGCGCCGAACTCCTGGAAAAGGTTGTCGGCGACCTCTATGGCGAAAACCGCCTCGTGTCCGACGGCTATCTTCCGGCGAGCCTGATTGCCGAAAGCCCCGAATGGCAACGCCCGCTGGTCGGCGTCACGCCGCGATCAGGGTATTTCCTGCATTTTCTCGCCTTTGAAATCGGCCGCGGACCGGACGGAACCTGGTGGGTTCTGTCGGACCGGGCGCAGGCCCCCTCCGGCGCCGGCTTCGCCCTGGAGAACCGGGTCGCGACCGGGCGCATCTTCAACGAGTTTTTTGCCAAGGCGAACGTTCATCGGCTTGCCGGTTTCTTTCGCCGGTTTCGCGATCATCTGCTGGATCTGCGCGGAGAGCAGGACAGCCGGGTCTCCATCCTGACACCGGGCCCTCTCAACGATACCTATTTCGAGCATGCCTATATTGCCCGCTATCTGGGTTTCATGCTGCTGGAAGGAGAAGACCTGACGGTCGCAAACGGCCGCCTGATGGTTCGGACTGTGGCGGGCCTGAAACCCATCAGTGTCCTGTGGCGGCGGTTGGACGCGGCCTGGACCGACCCGGTGGAACTGAACGAGGAATCGCATATCGGAACACCCGGCATGGTGGAAGCGGTCCGCGAGGGGACCGTCACCATGGTCAATGCACTCGGCACCGGCATCCTTGAAACCCGCGCCTTGCTTGCCTTCCTGCCCCGCATCTGCGAGCACCTTCTGGGAACGTCCCTGAAACTGCCCAACGTCGCCACCTGGTGGTGCGGCGCGGAGCCAACCCGCGCTTATGTCAAGGACAATGCCGCTGCGATGATGTTCAGTCCGGCCCTGTCGACGGCGCTGCCCTTCACGTCGGGACATACCGATTTCATCGGCAAGGATTCCGACAAGTTCCACAAGGGCATCCTGGAAAACTGGATCGATACGGAAAAGGGCCGGCTCGTCGCGCAGGAAGCCGTTACCCTGTCCACTACGCCGGCCTACCATGAAGGCTCGCTCGTCCCGCGACCCATGAGCCTGCGAGTCTTCCTCGCGCGGACGCACAATGGCTGGGAAGTCATGTCCGGCGGCTTCGCAAGGATCGGCAAGGAGCCGAGCGCAAGCGCCATTGCCATGCAGTCGGGCGGATCGGCCGCCGATGTCTGGATTGTCGGCACGCGCAAGCTGGCGATGGACACTTTGCTGCACCAGGGCGAGTCGCCCTTCTTCAAGTCACAATCGGGAGCCCTGCCTTCGCGCGCTGCGGACAACCTCTTCTGGCTCGGCCGTTATGTCGAGCGCGCCGAGGGTGCCGTTCGCCTCCTGCGTGCCTATCACGCCCGGCTGCTGGAGACCGCGGACCCCGACGCGTCGCTGGTCGCGCGAACCGCGGAGTATCTCGACGACATCGGCGTCGCGCCGGAAAGTCCGATTCCCGAGGGGCTTTGTTCCATGCTGCAATCGGCCGTGAACAGTGCCGGCAAGGTCCGGGACCGGTTCTCCGTCGATGGCTGGCTGGCGCTCAATGACCTGGCCCAGACGGCGAACGGGGCCCGGCGCGTCATGAAGGACGATGCGGACGTGCCCCAGGCGATGAGTCTGCTGCTCCGCAAGATCACCGGCTTTTCCGGACTGGTCCATGAAAACATGTACCGCTTTACCGGCTGGCGTTTCCTGAGCATCGGCCGTGCGCTCGAGCGTGCCAACAGGATGACGGATCTGCTTTCCGTCTTCACCGGACCGGATGCGCCCGACGGCGCGCTGGAACTTCTTCTGGAAGTCGGGGACAGCGCCATGTCCATGAGCCGGCGCTACGCGGTGTCGCTGAGCCACGCGACGGTACTTGACCTGCTTGCCATGGACCCGAAGAACCCGCGGTCGGTCATGTATCAGCTTACCGACATGAAAGAGCACATCGATGTCTTGCCCGGCGCATCGGAAAACGGCTACCTCTCCGACCTCGCCCGCGCGGTCCTGCAGATCCACACCAGCCTTGCCGTCGCAACCCCCGAGACGCTCACCCAGGACGCCCTGGGCGAGCTCAGGGACCAGATTGCATTCCTGTCGGTTGAGCTGTCTGATGCCTATATCCGCTAG
- a CDS encoding carbohydrate ABC transporter permease, with translation MRPGSILLAAVTGLVWGVTSIVVVAVTLTLITGEVALPQATAAGIAGLVSALVFVWRQSSGAEGGLPAWALAVITMFVLLMIGSFAAPFNLSLGTVPVWQGLALIVTVLGATWATTVCLNGARLGAMSRYEREVIYIRIAKGVGFVIFTIIVALPFYVMVMTSLKSQQTLLANPLDLSIDLSQGLDGLFRSYVELFTQFNFGRYLLVSAYVSVATVVLTLLFSVPGAYAVSRLRFPGQAFLSRSVLLIYMVPAIVLVIPLYAVFSQLGLRNTLTGLLIVYPATTIPVALYMLQGYFRGIPSELEEAGLMDGLTRIGVILKITLPLSLPALASVSLYVFMIAWNEFLFAFMFLDNPDIFTLSRGVVSLNSSEVPRQHLMAGAVIATVPVLVIFLWFERFLVQGLTAGSVKG, from the coding sequence ATGAGACCGGGAAGCATCCTGCTTGCAGCCGTCACGGGCCTCGTCTGGGGCGTGACCTCAATCGTTGTCGTCGCCGTAACCCTAACGCTGATCACGGGCGAAGTGGCCCTGCCGCAGGCAACGGCCGCCGGCATCGCCGGGCTCGTCAGCGCGCTCGTCTTCGTGTGGCGGCAATCGTCCGGGGCCGAAGGTGGTCTGCCCGCCTGGGCGCTTGCCGTGATCACCATGTTCGTGCTCCTGATGATCGGCTCGTTCGCGGCGCCGTTCAACCTGTCGCTCGGCACCGTGCCGGTCTGGCAGGGGCTGGCGCTGATCGTGACCGTTCTGGGCGCTACATGGGCAACCACCGTGTGCCTCAACGGTGCCCGGCTGGGTGCGATGAGCCGCTATGAGCGCGAGGTGATCTATATCCGCATCGCCAAGGGCGTCGGCTTCGTCATCTTCACGATCATCGTGGCGCTGCCGTTCTACGTCATGGTGATGACGTCGCTGAAGAGCCAGCAAACCCTCCTGGCGAATCCGCTGGATCTGTCCATCGATCTGTCGCAAGGGCTGGACGGGCTGTTCCGCTCCTATGTCGAACTGTTCACCCAGTTCAACTTCGGGCGCTACCTGCTGGTTTCGGCCTATGTCAGCGTTGCGACCGTCGTCCTGACGCTGCTGTTTTCCGTGCCCGGGGCCTACGCGGTCTCACGGCTGCGCTTTCCGGGGCAGGCGTTCCTGTCGCGATCGGTTCTCCTGATCTACATGGTCCCCGCGATCGTGCTGGTGATCCCACTCTATGCCGTGTTCTCGCAGCTCGGACTGCGCAACACGCTGACGGGGCTCCTGATCGTCTATCCGGCAACAACGATACCGGTCGCGCTCTACATGCTTCAGGGCTATTTCCGGGGCATCCCTTCGGAACTGGAAGAAGCCGGTCTAATGGATGGGCTAACACGCATCGGTGTCATCCTGAAGATTACCCTGCCGCTGTCGCTGCCCGCGCTCGCGTCGGTGTCTCTCTATGTCTTCATGATCGCCTGGAACGAATTCCTGTTCGCCTTCATGTTCCTCGACAATCCGGACATCTTCACACTGTCGCGCGGCGTCGTGTCCCTGAATTCCTCCGAGGTGCCTCGTCAGCATCTCATGGCGGGCGCGGTGATTGCGACCGTGCCCGTCCTCGTCATTTTCCTCTGGTTCGAACGCTTCCTTGTACAGGGCCTGACGGCCGGCAGCGTCAAGGGCTAG
- a CDS encoding transglutaminase family protein, which yields MLYDVNLEITYDYASPANSGRHSLRLVPASIPGEQRLVSSSVRLSPGPTERRDRTDFFGNTVTDVVFRRAHSELAFRLTARIDRTSVPHELDISPPLSLLKRELSGIQGMGPDEPVHFLAASPRLPLAPAFAVYAQEHTSPEMSTVAAVESIGKALHEDMDFDAEATTVDTPAIDAFERRHGVCQDFSHIMIACLRSIGIPAGYVSGFLRTIPPEGQQRLEGADAMHAWVRAWCGIESGWIEYDPTNALRVGQDHIVVARGRDYGDTAPVKGVLRTAGTQTTGHKVDVIPR from the coding sequence GTGCTTTATGACGTGAACCTGGAAATCACCTATGACTATGCCAGCCCGGCAAATTCGGGCCGGCATTCGCTGCGCCTTGTTCCGGCGTCGATCCCCGGTGAACAAAGGCTCGTCTCCTCAAGCGTCAGACTGTCTCCGGGTCCGACGGAACGTCGCGACAGAACGGACTTTTTCGGCAATACCGTCACCGACGTCGTCTTCCGGAGGGCTCACAGCGAACTTGCCTTCAGGCTGACCGCCCGGATCGACCGCACGTCCGTGCCGCACGAACTCGACATCTCTCCTCCCCTGTCTCTTCTGAAAAGGGAACTGTCGGGCATCCAGGGCATGGGTCCCGACGAACCCGTCCATTTTCTGGCAGCCTCCCCGCGCCTGCCGCTCGCGCCGGCCTTTGCCGTCTACGCCCAGGAACACACCAGCCCGGAGATGAGCACAGTGGCTGCGGTCGAGTCGATTGGAAAGGCCTTGCACGAGGACATGGACTTCGATGCGGAGGCCACCACGGTCGACACGCCTGCAATCGATGCATTCGAACGCCGGCACGGCGTGTGCCAGGACTTCTCGCATATCATGATCGCCTGCCTCAGAAGCATCGGCATCCCGGCCGGATATGTCAGCGGCTTCCTGAGAACGATCCCGCCGGAAGGTCAGCAGCGTCTGGAGGGCGCGGATGCCATGCATGCCTGGGTGCGCGCCTGGTGCGGCATTGAGAGCGGCTGGATCGAGTATGATCCGACCAACGCGCTGCGTGTCGGCCAGGACCACATTGTCGTGGCCCGCGGCCGGGACTACGGCGATACGGCGCCCGTGAAAGGCGTCCTGCGCACCGCCGGCACCCAGACCACGGGTCACAAGGTCGACGTCATTCCAAGATAG
- a CDS encoding substrate-binding domain-containing protein, with translation MSRLRGSVTIDDVARHVGVAKGTVSRVLNNYTDISEETRKRILKAVQDLGYQPSATARNLKRGRQDTLGIIIPVGHGNGADPFLAEFIDGIARALDELGLDLLVTTAHSRDHVIATLKRLIARRKVDGFIVTRTEVEDPRIAYLQEQNFPFVAHGRTRDPSSYAWFDIDNEETFATGARHLYSLGHERIGFIGGPLELNFARQRLEGYRQGLEALGVAHDSELETLQPIGEKGGIQGARALLSAKAPPTAILCATDALAIGAIQYCRTLGLKPGADVTVIGYDGLPAGEYVDPPLTTFTQSAQEAGGRVARMLIDVLDGKPPHELQALARAKLIRRASDGAPTMTSEALAGVLRDRLNEQPLSGSKGE, from the coding sequence ATGTCGCGACTTCGTGGTTCCGTGACCATTGACGACGTGGCCCGCCATGTCGGCGTTGCCAAGGGAACCGTCTCGCGCGTCCTCAACAACTACACCGACATTTCCGAAGAGACCCGCAAACGCATCCTGAAGGCGGTTCAGGATCTCGGCTATCAGCCCTCGGCGACGGCGCGGAACCTGAAGCGCGGGCGGCAGGACACGCTCGGGATCATCATTCCGGTCGGTCACGGCAACGGTGCGGACCCGTTCCTTGCGGAATTCATCGACGGCATCGCGCGTGCGCTCGACGAACTGGGGCTCGATCTCCTGGTGACCACCGCGCATTCGCGCGACCACGTCATTGCAACGCTCAAGCGGCTGATCGCGCGGCGCAAGGTCGACGGCTTCATCGTTACACGGACTGAAGTCGAGGATCCGCGCATCGCCTATCTTCAGGAGCAGAATTTTCCCTTCGTGGCGCATGGGCGCACGCGCGATCCGTCCAGCTATGCCTGGTTCGACATCGACAACGAAGAGACCTTTGCAACGGGCGCACGGCACCTCTATAGCCTCGGCCACGAGCGGATCGGTTTCATCGGCGGACCGCTGGAACTGAATTTCGCGCGGCAGCGGCTGGAAGGATACCGGCAGGGACTCGAAGCGCTCGGCGTTGCCCATGACAGCGAACTGGAAACCCTGCAGCCGATTGGTGAAAAGGGCGGCATTCAGGGCGCCAGGGCGCTCCTTTCGGCAAAAGCACCGCCGACCGCCATCCTGTGTGCAACGGATGCGCTGGCGATCGGTGCCATTCAGTACTGCAGAACCCTCGGGCTGAAGCCGGGCGCCGATGTCACGGTGATCGGATATGACGGCCTGCCGGCGGGTGAATATGTCGACCCGCCGCTGACGACTTTCACGCAGAGCGCACAGGAAGCAGGCGGGCGCGTTGCCCGTATGCTCATCGATGTTCTCGACGGCAAGCCGCCGCACGAATTGCAGGCGCTCGCCAGGGCAAAACTCATCCGGCGTGCCTCGGACGGCGCGCCGACCATGACGTCGGAGGCGCTGGCAGGCGTGCTCCGTGACCGGCTGAACGAACAGCCACTTTCCGGCAGTAAGGGAGAATGA
- a CDS encoding GAK system CofD-like protein: MSEVTITRAVRMPDPFRIERFLSNPKLGPRLLFFSGGSALNGVSQCLKRYTHNSIHLVTPFDSGGSSQGLRVAFDMPAIGDLRSRLMALADETVLGHPDVFRLFTHRFAKSAKDEDLQGELDSMIAGTHTLVEAIEQPMRTLIQNQLGMFRAACPKTFDLRGASIGNLILAGGYLNQNQHLEPIIFLVSKLVGVQGTVRAVTDDNLHLGADLADGNTVIGQHLMTGKEHAELTSPIRDLFLNHGLAERAPAESRFPDRNHTLVQSADLICFAPGSFYTSLVANLLPKGVGRAVASRTVPKVYVPSLGRDPETADLTLADKVHTLLSYLHRDAGADCPAHKLLNFVIVDSSVPESETAEVRARGISVLRLDLVSKTSAPFYDPAPLCEALVSLA, from the coding sequence ATGTCCGAAGTGACCATCACGCGCGCCGTGCGCATGCCGGACCCGTTTCGCATCGAACGGTTTCTGTCCAACCCGAAACTCGGACCGCGTCTTCTGTTTTTCAGCGGCGGTTCCGCGCTGAACGGCGTTTCGCAGTGTCTGAAGCGCTACACGCACAATTCCATACACCTTGTGACACCGTTCGACTCCGGCGGCAGTTCGCAGGGTCTCCGCGTTGCCTTCGACATGCCGGCCATCGGCGACCTCAGAAGCCGGCTGATGGCGCTGGCAGACGAGACCGTGCTCGGTCATCCGGACGTCTTCCGCCTGTTCACGCACCGGTTCGCAAAGTCCGCGAAGGACGAAGACCTGCAAGGTGAACTGGACAGCATGATCGCCGGAACGCATACACTGGTCGAGGCCATCGAACAACCGATGCGCACACTCATCCAGAACCAGCTGGGCATGTTCCGCGCCGCCTGCCCCAAGACGTTCGACCTGCGCGGGGCGAGCATCGGCAATCTCATTCTGGCGGGCGGTTATCTCAACCAGAACCAGCATCTGGAGCCGATCATTTTCCTCGTGTCCAAGCTTGTGGGCGTGCAGGGGACGGTGCGCGCGGTAACCGACGACAATCTGCATCTGGGCGCTGACCTCGCCGATGGTAACACCGTCATCGGGCAGCACCTGATGACGGGCAAGGAACACGCGGAACTGACGTCTCCGATCCGGGACCTGTTCCTGAACCACGGTCTTGCGGAAAGGGCGCCGGCAGAAAGCCGTTTTCCGGATCGCAACCACACGCTGGTGCAGTCCGCAGATCTGATCTGCTTTGCGCCCGGCAGCTTTTACACCAGCCTTGTAGCCAATCTCCTCCCCAAGGGTGTCGGCAGGGCGGTGGCGTCACGCACGGTTCCGAAAGTCTATGTGCCAAGCCTTGGCAGAGACCCGGAAACGGCCGACCTGACCCTCGCCGACAAGGTGCACACGCTTCTTAGCTATCTTCACCGGGATGCCGGTGCGGACTGTCCTGCGCACAAGCTGCTCAATTTCGTGATCGTCGACAGCAGCGTGCCTGAAAGCGAAACGGCGGAGGTCAGGGCCAGGGGCATTTCGGTTCTCAGGCTTGACCTTGTGAGCAAGACATCGGCACCCTTTTACGACCCGGCGCCGCTTTGTGAGGCCCTGGTCTCCCTGGCGTGA
- a CDS encoding extracellular solute-binding protein has protein sequence MLGRSKFLASTIAGVLALGLTTAQADTLRFWTTEEQPERLAKQEEMAAAFKDKTGIEVEVIPVSESDLGTRATAAFAAGDLPDVIYHTLQYALPWAEAGILDTEAATEVVDNLGKDTFAPGAVAMAAVDGGVASVPVDGWTQMVVYRKDLFDENGLAAPDSYENILAAVEKLHNPPEMFAFVAATKIDENFMSQVLEHVLLANGVTPVDGEGFKALDEKKTIEALDFYKAIAKASPPGDLFWKQSRELYFAGKAAMIIWSPFILDELAGLRDSAPPTITDDPTSKELASKTGIVTTLSGPSNPDGAAWGDVRYFGITNDADTESAMQFIEFSMDEGYMSTLSIAPEGKFPIRRGNADNPTAFVDGWSKLPVGVDRKAPLTDLYDAATINTIVSGLDTAARWGVTEGQLSLASKIINSQVINRLVREYIDDERDAAATVAKLNEELAKVQ, from the coding sequence ATGCTTGGGAGGAGTAAATTCCTGGCCTCGACCATTGCGGGCGTACTCGCACTTGGTCTGACCACGGCACAGGCAGACACGCTGCGGTTCTGGACAACGGAAGAGCAGCCGGAGCGTCTGGCCAAACAAGAAGAAATGGCCGCCGCCTTCAAGGACAAGACCGGCATCGAGGTCGAAGTCATTCCGGTGTCCGAATCGGATCTCGGAACGCGCGCAACGGCGGCGTTCGCCGCCGGCGATCTGCCGGACGTGATCTACCACACACTGCAATATGCGCTGCCCTGGGCCGAAGCCGGTATTCTGGACACGGAAGCGGCCACAGAGGTTGTCGATAATCTCGGCAAGGACACGTTCGCGCCGGGCGCCGTCGCAATGGCAGCCGTTGACGGCGGTGTCGCATCCGTTCCCGTCGATGGCTGGACGCAGATGGTCGTCTACCGGAAGGACCTGTTCGACGAGAACGGTCTTGCCGCACCGGACAGCTACGAGAACATTCTTGCCGCGGTCGAAAAGCTGCACAATCCGCCGGAAATGTTCGCGTTCGTTGCAGCAACGAAGATCGACGAAAACTTCATGAGCCAGGTGCTGGAGCACGTGCTTCTGGCCAATGGTGTCACGCCGGTCGACGGCGAAGGCTTCAAGGCGCTTGATGAAAAGAAAACCATCGAAGCCCTGGACTTCTACAAGGCGATCGCAAAGGCATCTCCTCCGGGCGATCTCTTCTGGAAGCAGTCCCGCGAGCTTTATTTCGCCGGCAAGGCAGCGATGATCATCTGGTCGCCGTTCATTCTGGACGAGCTTGCAGGTCTGCGTGACAGTGCCCCCCCGACGATCACCGACGACCCAACCTCCAAGGAACTTGCTTCCAAGACCGGTATCGTGACCACACTGAGCGGTCCGTCCAACCCGGACGGCGCTGCCTGGGGTGACGTGCGTTACTTCGGCATCACCAACGACGCAGACACAGAATCAGCCATGCAGTTCATCGAGTTCTCCATGGATGAAGGCTACATGTCGACGCTGTCCATCGCGCCGGAAGGCAAGTTCCCGATCCGCCGCGGCAATGCCGACAACCCGACCGCCTTCGTTGATGGCTGGTCGAAACTTCCGGTCGGTGTCGACCGCAAGGCACCGTTGACCGATCTGTATGACGCGGCCACGATCAATACGATCGTTTCGGGTCTCGACACCGCCGCCCGCTGGGGTGTGACGGAAGGCCAGCTGTCGCTTGCCTCCAAGATCATCAACAGCCAGGTGATCAACCGTCTGGTGCGTGAATATATCGACGACGAACGCGATGCAGCGGCAACGGTTGCAAAACTCAACGAAGAACTGGCCAAAGTTCAGTAA
- the ugpC gene encoding sn-glycerol-3-phosphate ABC transporter ATP-binding protein UgpC, producing MGAIQLNKVEKWFGELQVIKGIDLDIQDGEFVIFVGPSGCGKSTLLRLISGLEETSRGSIEIDAKDVTALPPSGRGLSMVFQSYALYPHMSVRENVGFGLKTAGLPKPEIESKVNAAAEVLKLDDYLDRRPKALSGGQRQRVAIGRAIVREPSAFLFDEPLSNLDAALRVEMRFEVARLHKSLGTTMIYVTHDQVEAMTLADKIVVLQAGQIEQVGSPRELYERPDNLFVAQFIGSPKMNVLPCSVEGDQFSLQGHGGGHYPHADQPQKPHKLGIRPEHMTLVGEGEGHCSGTVEVAEYLGADIFLYVALDGLETILVRISGSDSIEEGARIGLQFDETRMHFFDGDEKAIR from the coding sequence ATGGGAGCAATACAGCTCAACAAAGTCGAAAAATGGTTCGGCGAACTCCAGGTGATCAAGGGCATTGACCTGGATATTCAGGACGGTGAATTCGTCATTTTTGTCGGACCTTCCGGCTGCGGAAAATCGACCCTGTTGCGTTTGATTTCGGGGCTGGAGGAAACGAGCCGGGGTTCCATCGAAATCGATGCCAAGGACGTGACGGCGCTGCCGCCTTCCGGGCGCGGCCTGTCGATGGTGTTCCAGTCCTATGCGCTCTATCCGCACATGTCCGTGCGCGAGAATGTCGGGTTCGGACTGAAGACCGCAGGCCTGCCGAAACCTGAAATCGAGAGCAAGGTGAACGCAGCGGCGGAAGTGCTCAAGCTGGACGATTATCTGGACCGCAGGCCGAAAGCGTTGTCGGGCGGCCAGCGCCAGCGCGTCGCCATCGGACGGGCCATCGTGCGCGAGCCGAGCGCATTCCTGTTCGACGAACCCCTCTCGAACCTTGATGCGGCGCTCCGCGTGGAGATGCGCTTCGAGGTTGCGCGGCTGCACAAGAGCCTCGGGACCACCATGATCTACGTCACGCACGACCAGGTCGAGGCGATGACGCTCGCCGACAAGATCGTGGTGCTGCAGGCCGGACAGATCGAACAGGTCGGATCCCCGCGCGAACTCTATGAGCGGCCCGACAATCTCTTCGTCGCGCAGTTCATCGGGTCGCCGAAAATGAACGTGCTGCCCTGTTCCGTCGAGGGGGACCAGTTCTCGCTCCAGGGGCATGGCGGCGGCCACTATCCACATGCGGATCAGCCGCAGAAGCCGCACAAGCTCGGCATCCGGCCCGAGCACATGACGCTCGTGGGTGAAGGCGAAGGTCATTGCAGCGGAACGGTGGAGGTTGCCGAATATCTCGGTGCCGACATCTTCCTCTATGTGGCGCTGGACGGGCTTGAAACCATTCTCGTCCGGATCAGCGGCAGCGATTCAATCGAGGAAGGCGCGCGTATCGGGTTGCAGTTCGACGAGACGCGGATGCACTTTTTCGACGGGGACGAAAAGGCGATCCGCTGA
- a CDS encoding sugar ABC transporter permease produces MQRREMWLAYLMLAPTFAIILMIVAGPLLANFWISVKPVQLADLRPPTVLVNERVRGGPEAAGDSAELEYRLRNSSQEEEVRDVVLTDAIPAGFDVTALPDVCALNGSALTCTIGTVEPGWRERLKIEGTVTDAFLAANRPERASKPVIEGDADNILTSFDFTLDNFRRIFSAEEFWSVLRVTFYYTIFGTGGALVLGLFAAQLLNTVFKGRGFVRGLFLFPYVSPVIAVAFTWVVLFDPFSGTVNALLTKMGVVSDPINFFGQRAIEYSLFGIQMEFPLALTTVIAFEAWRYFPLSFLFILARMQSINTDMYEAAEMDGATPLQQFWYLSLPQLMGILSVLFLLRFIWTFNKFDDIFLLTGGNAGTRTLTVDVYEQGFALSNLGAGAAVAVVVFVVLVTFATLFIRFSPKEEGL; encoded by the coding sequence ATGCAGCGCCGCGAGATGTGGCTCGCCTATCTCATGCTCGCGCCGACATTCGCCATCATCCTGATGATCGTCGCCGGGCCGCTCCTGGCCAACTTCTGGATCAGTGTGAAACCCGTGCAGCTTGCGGATTTGCGTCCGCCGACCGTGCTGGTCAACGAGCGTGTGCGCGGAGGACCAGAGGCGGCGGGCGACAGTGCCGAGCTGGAGTACCGGCTGCGCAATTCCTCGCAGGAAGAGGAAGTTCGCGACGTCGTTCTGACAGACGCCATACCGGCCGGCTTCGACGTGACTGCCTTGCCGGATGTCTGTGCCCTTAATGGAAGCGCCCTGACCTGCACCATCGGTACGGTGGAACCGGGCTGGCGTGAGCGGCTCAAGATCGAAGGTACGGTCACGGATGCCTTTCTGGCAGCCAACAGGCCGGAGCGCGCCAGCAAGCCGGTCATAGAAGGCGATGCGGACAACATCCTGACGAGTTTCGATTTCACCCTGGACAACTTCCGACGGATCTTCAGCGCCGAAGAATTCTGGTCGGTTCTCAGGGTCACCTTCTACTACACGATCTTCGGAACGGGCGGGGCGCTGGTTCTCGGCCTGTTTGCCGCGCAGCTGCTCAACACGGTCTTCAAGGGGCGCGGCTTCGTGCGCGGATTGTTTCTGTTCCCCTACGTTTCTCCGGTGATCGCGGTCGCCTTCACCTGGGTCGTGCTGTTCGATCCGTTTTCTGGCACCGTCAATGCGCTCCTGACGAAAATGGGTGTGGTGTCCGACCCGATCAACTTCTTCGGGCAGCGGGCCATCGAATATTCCCTGTTCGGGATACAGATGGAGTTTCCGCTGGCGCTGACGACCGTCATCGCGTTCGAGGCCTGGCGGTATTTTCCACTCTCGTTCCTGTTCATCCTGGCGCGCATGCAATCCATCAACACGGACATGTATGAAGCCGCGGAAATGGACGGGGCCACACCGCTGCAGCAGTTCTGGTACCTGTCGCTGCCCCAGCTCATGGGCATCCTGTCGGTGCTGTTCCTGCTCAGGTTCATCTGGACGTTCAACAAGTTCGACGACATCTTCCTGCTGACCGGCGGCAATGCCGGGACACGGACGCTGACCGTCGACGTCTATGAACAGGGTTTTGCACTTTCCAATCTCGGAGCCGGTGCCGCGGTCGCGGTGGTCGTCTTCGTCGTGCTGGTCACGTTTGCCACCCTGTTCATCCGCTTCTCACCGAAGGAGGAAGGGCTATGA